One region of Triticum aestivum cultivar Chinese Spring chromosome 6B, IWGSC CS RefSeq v2.1, whole genome shotgun sequence genomic DNA includes:
- the LOC123134854 gene encoding uncharacterized protein yields MATATTSRLSRPVLSIPSHRSASPTRVKLAGGNANGATRSPGKSVSVSSPSSTRSRRCCMCSSTNHPGSFRGSLHKERKQEAAPAGSSKPASPPSVHSACSLGSKRMDSGQCARRALAPSPAAQHRRRAGGFRPKPSRLSAVSVAGERPGDNYQETNQRRHAILRYS; encoded by the coding sequence atggcgACAGCAACCACAAGTCGACTCAGCAGGCCGGTGCTCTCCATACCCAGCCACCGCTCCGCCTCGCCCACCCGCGTCAAGCTCGCCGGCGGCAACGCCAACGGCGCCACCCGCTCGCCGGGCAAGTCCGTCAGCGTCTCCTCCCCGTCATCCACCAGGAGCCGACGGTGCTGCATGTGCTCCTCGACGAACCACCCGGGCTCGTTCCGTGGCAGCCTCCACAAGGAGCGCAAGCAGGAGGCGGCCCCCGCCGGGAGCAGCAAGCCCGCCTCCCCGCCGTCCGTCCACAGCGCCTGCAGTCTGGGATCGAAGCGCATGGACAGCGGGCAGTGTGCCCGCAGAGCGCTCGCGCCGTCCCCCGCGGCGCAGCACCGGAGGCGCGCGGGCGGGTTCCGCCCCAAGCCGAGCAGGCTCTCCGCCGTTTCCGTGGCCGGCGAGCGTCCCGGCGACAACTACCAGGAAACAAATCAACGTCGACATGCCATATTAAGATACAGTTag